The nucleotide window TCGGCGGCGCGGCGACGGCCTGGCACCTCGCGGGCCGCGGCGCGGAAGTGGTCGTGGCGGACGCGGCCCGCCCGGGGACGGCGACCGAAGCCGGCGCCGGGATCGTCAGTCCGTGGACGTCACGCTGGGAAGACGCGCTGTACCCGCTCGCGGCCGCGGCCGGCCGCCACTACCGGGAGTTCACCGCGGAGCTCGGGGATTCGTCGTTCGAGGTCGTCGGCGGGATGATCGTGTCCGCCGACGACGCGGAGCTGGCCGAAGCGCACGAACGGCTGACCGAACGAGCGGCGGAGGCGCCCGAAATCGGCGAGGTCCGGCGCCTCGACCCGGCGCAGGCCCGCGAACTGTTCCCGGCGCTGGCACCCGGCCTGGGCGCGGTGCACCTGGCGGGAGCGGGCCGTGTCGACGGGCACCGGGTGCGCCGCGCGTTGCTGGCGGGGGCCGAGCGCCGGGGCGCGAAGTTCGTCGAGGGCGAGGTCGCGTTCCGCGCCGACGGCACGGTGGTGGGCCCGGACGGCCCCCTGGCAGCGGACAGCGTCGTGGTGGCGGCCGGTGCCTGGACCCGGGAACTGCTGGCACCGCTGGGAATCGACCTGCCGGTGACGCCGCACCGCGGCCAGATCAGCCACTTCGACCTGCCGGGCACGGACACGTCGGCGTGGCCGGTGGTCCTGCCGCGCGGCAGCAGCCACTACCTGCTCGCGTTCGGCGGTGGCCGGGTGGTGGCGGGCGCGACCCGCGAGGCGGACGCGGGCTTCGACTACCGCGTGACGGCGGCCGGCCAGCGCGAGGTGCTGGACAACGCGTTGGCAGTGGCGCCCGGCCTCGCGGACGCGACCCTCGCCGAAACCCGGGTCGGCTTCCGCCCGGGGACACCGGACGGCCTGCCGGTGCTGGGCCTGCTCCGCCCGGGCCTGGCGGTGTCGACGGGCTTCGGCGCGGGCGGGCTGACGAACGCACCGTTCGCGGGGAAGCTGGTGGCGGCGCTCGCACTGGGCGAGGACCCGGGCTTCGACCTGACCCCGTTCGCCCCGGACCGGTTTTGAGGGGATATCGCCTCCGCCCGGCAACGGAGGCGGACTTGGCAGCCTTGCTCACGATCCTCGACGGCGCGAGCGAATGGCTCGGCACGCAGGGCACCGACCAGTGGTCGGGCTCGCCGTGGCGGGCAGAGGAACTGCGCCCGGACCTGGCGACGGGCGGGCTCCGAGTGGCGGAGAAGCTGCCCGACCCGCCGCTCGAAAGGAGTGAGGCGGCGACCGGCGCCCGCACACCACCTCGGCACCAGCCCGTTCCAGTCGCCACCATGACCCTCGGCGAAACCGCCTCCTCGCTCCACCTCAGCCACTTCGCCGTCGACCGGCGCTTCGCCGGGCTCGGCGTCGGAGCGTGGCTGATCCGCGAAGCCGCCGACGAAGCCGCGCGGCGCGGGAAACGCTCACTGCGGCTCGATGCCTGGACCACCAACACCCGGCTGCACGACTACTACCGCCGGCAGGGCTTCCGGCTCGTGCGGATCGACGGCGGCAACTCGGGGGCCTTGCTCGAACGGCTCGTCAGCCCTCGGTGACCAGGTCCAGGGCGTGCTCGCCGGTGCGCTCGACCACCAGGCCCGCCTTGGTGATCACCTTCGCCAAATGGTCCACAGTGGACGGCTCGGCGCGCGTCGCCACCAGCACGCGCGCCAGGCGCCCCTTGTACGCCTTGTTGAAGTGGCTCACCGTCACGCGCTCGCCGCGGGCGTCCTCCGTCACCACGCGGACCGTCACCGCGTCCGGGCGCAGCTTCGCGAAGGCCGAATACGTCCCCGACCGCAGGTCGACTACCAGGCCCTCGACGCCCTGCAGCACCGGCTCGAGCACCGGCTTCCACAGCCCGCGGACGGTGCCCAGCGACGGCAGCGAGTTGCCGCCGGAGAGCCGGTACGCCGGGATCGGGTCGGTCGCCGAGACGACGCCGAACAGCGACGACGTCACCGCCAGCCGCCGGTGGGCCTTCTCCCGGTCCGCCCTCGTGAAGCTCTTCACGTCCAGCGCGTCGTACAGCACGCCGGTGTAGCGGCGCAGCGCCGGCATCGTCGGGGACGTCCACAGCTGCGCGTTGCGCGCGACCTCCCCGGCCTGCCGCTCGGTGAGGCCCAGGGTGGCGATGCTCGCGGGGACGTCGGCGGCCAGCTCGGCCAGCGCGTCGGCGAGCTTCGCGCGCGTCGGGTTCAGCTCGGGGAACGACAGCGTCGCGAGGTCGAGGGGCCCGCCGCGGCCGCCGTCGGCCTTGGTCTCGGATGGGGGGAGCAGCACCAGCACGCGCCGAGCCTAAATCGGGATGCGCGGGCGCCGCCGCCCGGCCTAGCCTCCCGGCATGGACCTGACCTGGCGCCCGTTGACCCTCGACGACGCTCCCGCCCTCGCCGGGCTGTACGCGGCGGCCGAGGAAGTCGACCGGACGGGTGACCACTTCAGCGCGGAAGACCTCCGCGACGAGCTGGCGGCCCCCAACGTCGACCTGGCCCGCGCCACCGTCGGCGCCTGGGCGGGCGACCGGCTCGTGGGCTACGGCCTGGTCCTCCGCCGCGCCGCCGCCGACCCCGTGCACATGATCCGGCTCCAGTCGGTCGTGCACCCGGAGCACCGCACCGACGCCGTCGGCGCTCACCTGGCCGAGTGGCTGGCGCGCACGAGCCGCGAGGTCCACGAGCGCGCCTTCCCGGACGCGCCCCTCGAACTGCACCACGGCAGTCACCAGAACGAACACTGGATCGCCGGCGTCCTCACCCGCGCGGGCTACACGCACGGCCGGACGATGGTGAACATGCGGGCCGGCCTCGCTGACCTGCCGCCGCAGCCGCCGCTGCCGGACGGCTTCGAGGCGGTGCCGTTCGACTTCCGGTACGACCTCGCCACGCTCGACGCCCGCAACGACACCTTCGCCGGCCACTGGGGCAGCACGATGTACGAGCCCGACGTCTGGCGCCACCTGGTGACGGGTTCGAAGGACTTCCGTCCGGACCTGTCGTTCCTCATCATCGACGACGACAAGGTGCTGGCGTTCGTGCTGAGCCACCACTACGCGTCCGAAACGGCGGCGACGGGCGTCCGCGAGCACTACGCCACCTGGGTGGGAACGCGGGCCGCGCTGCGCGGCCGCGGCGTCGCGTCCGGGCTGCTGGGGCACACGCTGCGGGCGGCGAAGGACGCGGGATTCGACCGGTCGGCCCTGAACGTCGACGTCGACAACGCACACCGCGCGCTCGGTGTCTACGAACGGTGCGGTTACCGCGTCGAAGACGAATGGCACGTCTACGTGCTCAAATTTCCACGAGGTTGAGCAGGTCCTCACCCTGCACGTACCTCCGCAGCTGCTCCGCGACGAGCTTCTTCGCGCGCGGGTAGAACGACGCCGACCCGCCCGCGATGTGCGGGGTGACGACCACCCCCGGAACCGTCCACAGTGGATGGTCGGCGGGCAGCGGTTCCGGGTCGACGACGTCGAGGCCGGCGCGGAGACGCCCGGTGCGGGTCTCGGTGACGAGCGCGTCCGTGTCGATCGCCGTGCCGCGGCCGACGTTGATCAGCAGGGCGTCGTCGGGGAGGGCGGCGAGCTCGTCCGGGCCGATGAGGCCGCGCGTTGCGGGGGTGTCCGGCAGGATCAGCACCACGATGTCGGCACCGGGCAGCAGGTCGGGCAGCTCCTCGACGCCGCGGACGTCCTCGGCCGGTCGGGGACGGCTCGCCACCCGCGTCACGACCGCCTCGGCGGCGACGAGCTGGCGTTCGATGGCCTGCCCGATCGAGCCGTACCCGACCAGGAGAACCCGGCTGTCGGCCAGCGAGCGCGTGTGCTCGCGGACCCACTCGCCGCGCGTCTGCTGCGCGAACCAGCGCGGCAGGTCCCGCTGCGCCGCGTGGATGAGCGCGAGAGCGTGCTCGGCGACGCTCAGGTCGTGCAGCCCGCGCCCGTTCGCGAGGCGCACGCCGCCGGGCAGCAGGGGTACGAGCGTCTCGACCCCGGCGGACAACGACTGCACCACCCGCAGCGAAGGCAGTTCCTTGATCAGCTGCGGCGGCTCCGGCCCGCGGTCGTAGGGCAGCACGTAGAACTCGACGTCGCCGAGATCAGCCGGAGGGGCGCCGACGCCGTCGTAGCAGGCGGCGCCGATCCCCTCCGGCACATCGATGTCGGTCCACGGCAGCAGTACGCGAGCGCTCATGCCGCCTTTCTACCCGCTACCGCGTGTAGTAGCCCTGCAGGTCGACGACCGCGTCCGTCGAGCCCGCCGAGTTGCGGACGTCGAACCGCGCCCCCGAGCCGAGCTTGACCGTCGCGGCGTTGGACGTGTTCTCGCCCGCCATGACGTTCACCGTCGAGGGAACACCGCTGTAGGGCAGGTCGTGCGACCAGGCGGCCAGGAACGTCGAGATGCTCGGCTGCACGCCCGTGATGTTCAGCGCGGCGGCGGTCGCGCCCGACGGCAGCCCGCCGGCCGTCACCGTGACGATCCCACCCTGGCCGAGCGGCGCCGCCGCCGTGCCGACGCGGGTGTCGAGCAGGCGGGTGGGCGTGCTCAGCGCCGCGTACCGGCTGCCCGCGTCGCCGGGCACGAACGCGCCGACGACCGACAGCAGCACGTGGCCCTGGCCGTGGTGGAGGAAGATGCGGATGGCGCCGTCGTCGCCGATCCGCACCAGCGACTGGGTCGCGCGGTGCTCGTCCGGCCGGATGTTCAGCGTCGACGGGCCGGGCGTGCCCTGGGCGAAGACGCTGAAGTAGGTCTCGGAGTCGGCTTCGGTCCCGGTGAGGTTGACGGCCACGGCGACGGCGTCGGCGGGCACGCCCGCGATGCCGCGGACCGGCACCGTGACGACCTCGCCCGCGGTCAGCCTGCCCGGGTGTCCGCCGAGCGAGGTGCGGGTGTCGAGGACCAGGTCGGGCTTGTCCTTCGGCTGGTAGGTCGACTCGCCGGAGGCGCTGTAGTAGCCGAGGTAGTCGACGATGACCTCGATGTCGCCGGCGTTGTTGCGGACCTTGATCTTGCCGTCCGGGCCGACCGGGACCACGGCCATGACGGCGGCGGTGCGACCGGCGCCGATGTTGAGGTTCGACGTCGTGGGCAGGGCGTCGCCGTAGGCGGTCAGGAAGGTGCTCCGGGTGCCCCCGGTGCCGACGAGCCCGACCGCGACGGCGCTCGCGTTGGCCGGCAGGCCGGGGATGGCGACGGACACGGATTCGCCTGCCGCCACCGGCTTCTTGTGGCCGCCCAGGTCGGTGCGGGTGTCGAGGACGCGCTGCGCGGCGGGCAGCGCGGTGTAGGCGTCGCCACGGAGGCGCAGGCCGATCCAGTCGGCGATGTCGTCGACGCGGGTCTCGACGGTGCCCTGCCGGGTTTCGTTCGAGCCGAGGCAGCCGGCCTGCCAGGACGCGTGGTGGAGGCCGGCGAGCTCGACGACACCGTCGCGCTCGCGCAGGAGAGGACCGCCGGCGTCGCCCTGGCAGGTCGTCGCGGTCGCCGGGTCACCGAGGACGGCGAGGGTGGTGGCGGTGACGCTCTGCACGGAGACGGGAACGGTGTGGAGCTTGTCGGGCACCCATTCGGTGGCGGTGCGCCCGTAACCGGCGACGCGCAAGCGCTCGTTCGGCGCCGGGGCGGCGGTGCCGATGGCAACCGGGGTGACGTCGGTGACCGGCGCGGCCAGCTTCGCGAGGACGACGTTGCGGTCGGTCCGGAAGAGGAGATCGACGATCGCGCGTTCGGCCCCGGCGCTGCCTCGTTGGCCGACGATGGCCTTGCTGGCGAGCTTCGGCGGACCGGCTTGGGTGCCGTTTTCCGGGAAACAGCTCGCGGCGGTGACGACCCACTGCGGCGCGACCAGGGCACCGCTGCACCCGTGGACACCGCCGACCTCGACCTTGGTGGCAAAGGTGTAGGCCCCCTCGGCGGCCGGGCTGCCCCCGGTGACGGCGGCCCCGGGAACGGCCCCGGCAACGCCGGCGACCACCACTGCGGCGAGCACGAGGCCGGCTCTTCCGGGCATGGTGAAGGCACCCTTGACGGGCGGCATGGATCCCCCTGTGAACGGAAATTCATCGCGAACGGGATATGTCGAGGTCACCCCGCACCAAGGACCCTCCCGTTCCTGGTCGCGGCGATGCTAGCGGGTCGCGTTGGCGGGTGGCCAGTAGCCGAAAGGCGGGGTTTACGTGGGAATGGGCCGAACGGACGATCATGGGGCGGGTGGGGGAATCGGTGGGGGACAGGGGATCCGGCCCGCGGCCGGCGGCGGCGCTCCGGGCGGGGCTGATTCGGGGCGGCTGCTTCGCGGCGGCTGGGTGACGCGGATCGGGCTGACGGCGGGGACAGCCGGCGCAGGTTTGGCCTGGTTCGCTCGGGCCAGACTGGTTGCGGACGTGGGGTACGCGGATCGGCCGGTCGCGGGGAATACCCGGCGCACGATTGCCGGGCCGGGGCGGGTTGGCTGGGTCGGCGAAGGGCCCGGTCACCTCGGACCAGGCTGTTTCGTCGCAGCGGGCGGCGGCCGACCCGCGGGCGGCGGGCGAACTGGCCGCGGCAGCCAACCTGCGGGCGGGTAGGCGAGTTGGCTGCGGGGGCCGACCTGCGGGCGGGTAGGCGAGTTGGCTGCGGGGGCCGACCCGCGGGTGGGCAGGCGAGTTGGCTGCGGCGGTCGACCCGCGGGTGGGCAGGCGAGTTGGCTGCGGCGGTCGACCCGCGGGCGGGTAGGCGAGTTGGCCGCGGCAGCCGACCGACCGGCGGGCCAGCGAATTAGCCGCGGCAGCATCGGCCAGGGCGGGCAAGCGCGGGCCAGGGCGCGGCCGGCACGTGGGCGTGGCCGGGTCGGCGACCAGCCCGGCCACCTCGACTCACTCCCGGGCCACCGAACCCCGCGCCCGACCTTCCCTTTCTCCCTCCCCCCGCCCCCGCCCACCCCCACCTCCACCGCCGGTCAGGCGTTGCTCAGTGCACTCCGGCTGACACGCAGAACTCGTTGCCCTCCGGGTCGGTCAACACCGTCCACGCCAAGCCCGGCACCTCGTGCTCCGACACCTCCTTCGCGCCCAGCTCCACGAGCCGCTTCACCTCGGCTGCTCGGTCCTCTGTGCCGAAGTCGATGTGGACCCTGTTCTTGCCTGCCCTCGGCTCCGGTACCTGCTGGATCCCCACCATCAGCCCGCCCTCGGGGGGCGGTGCGAGCATCACGAACTCGCCGTGGTCCTGCTCCACCCTTGTGCCCAGCGCCGCCGTCCAGAACTGCGTCAGGACCTTTGGGTCCGCGCAGTCGATCGTGATCATGCCCATTCGGATCGTCATGTGTTGCTCCTATGTCAAGCCGCTGCGGGGAGCGTGGTTGGTTGTTGGGTCGTGTCGTGGTGGAGGGTGTTGTAGACGACGCGGGCGAGGCGTCGTTTGAGGGCGCGGAGTGCTTCCATGGTGGTGTCTCCGGTGGTTCGGCGTCGGTGGATGTAGTCGCGGCCGGGGCCGGCCAGGCGGGTTTGGGTGACGGCGATGCGGTGCAGCGCGGCGTTGAGTTGTCGGTTGCCGCCGCGGGCGAGGCGGTGTCGGTTTGTCTTGCCGGAGGAGGCGGGGATGGGGGCGACGCCGGCGTGCATGGCGAAGCAGGCTTCGGAGCGGAACCGGGTCACGTTGGCGGTTTCGCCGACGATTTTCGCTGCGGTCAGGGCACCGCAGCCGGGTATGGCGAGCAGGCGGGGTGCGAGGTGAGCCATCCGCTGGGCGAGTTCCCGCTCCAGTGCGTTGGCGCGGACGGTGAGTGCCCGGATGTCGGTGACCAGCTCGGTGGCGATGCGCACCACCATCGATGCCGGCTGCTGGGCCAGCCAGGCGGTGAGCCGGTCGAGTTCGCAGAGCCGGTCCAGGCTGCGGGCGGTGGGGTCGAGTTCGGGGTCGAGTTCGTGTAGGTGCCAGCGCAGCCGGTTCTGCACCTGGGTGCGGGTGTTGACCAGGTCTTCGCGGTGGTCGACGAGCAGTTTGACCTCGCGGGAGACGCTGTCGTGTGTGGCGGCCGGCAGGTTCGGTTCGCGCAGCGCGGCCCGGGCGATGGCCAGTGCGTCGATCGGGTCTGACTTGCCGCGCGTGCGCGCCGAGGAGCGAGCTCCGGCCATCAGCTTCGGCGGGACCCGGACCACGGTCTGGCCTGCGGCGAGCAGCGCTCGTTCCAGCCGGGTCGACACGTGCCGGCAGTCCTCCACCGCGAACGTCAGCTCGGTGTCTGGCCAGTTGCGCAGTGCCCAGCGCAGCAGCTGCCGGTGACCGGCATCGGTCGCGCGCACCGTCTTCTGGTCGAGTTTGCGCCCTACCTGCTCGACCGCGACCGCGGTGTGGGTGTTCTTGTGGACATCGATACCCAGCATCACCACCATGGGGATGGTCTCCTTCCAGCTCGAAGGGACGGCTGGGCCGGCCGGCGGACACACCTCAGTGGGGGCGCTGCCACGCTCCTATCAAGTCACGCCGGTCGGCCCTGGCTCACCGGTGACCGGCACAACGCATGATCGCCAACCCGCAAGCAGGTGGCAGCGACGCTACGAGCCAGGTCACCAGCGGCCAGGATCCCAACCACCGCAACAGCGGCAACACCACCCTGACACTGACCCGACGCTAGCGGTCACCACCGACAAAAACGGGCCGCCGAGTAACCCGTTGGAGTCACGGCCGGGTGGTTGACTACCCTGAGCGGGACTTTCACACCCGCCCGGAGCAGGGAGCCCCGCAGTGATCACCAGGACTTCGTCGTTGTTCCTTCGCACGTTGCGCGAGGATCCGGCGGACGCCGAAGTACCGAGCCACCGGCTCCTGGTACGCGCCGGCTACGTCCGCCGGGTCGCCCCGGGCGGGTACTCCTGGCTGCCGCTCGGCCTGCGCGTGCTGCGCCGCATCGAGGCCGTCGTGCGCGAGGAAATGAACGCCATCGGCGCGCAGGAAATCCAGTTCCCCGCGCTGCTGCCGAAGGAACCCTACGAGGCCACCGGCCGGTGGACCGAGTACGGCGACGGCCTCTTCCGCCTCAAGGACCGCAAGGGCGCCGACTACCTCCTCGGCCCGACGCACGAGGAGCTCTTCGCCCTCACCGTCAAGGGCGAGTACAGCTCGTACCGCGACTACCCGGTCACGCTGTATCAAATCCAGACCAAGTACCGCGACGAGGCCCGCCCCCGCGCCGGGATCCTGCGCGGCCGCGAGTTCGTCATGAAGGACTCCTACTCCTTCGACCTCGACGACGACGGCCTCGCGCGCTCCTACCAGGCTCACCGCGACGCCTACACCAAGCTGTTCGACCGGCTCGGCCTCGAGTACGTCGTCGTGAAGGCGACGTCGGGTGCCATGGGCGGCTCGGCGTCCGAGGAGTTCCTCGCCGTCGCCGAAACCGGTGAGGACACCTACGTCCGCAGCACCGAGTCCGGGTACGCGGCGAACGTCGAAGCCGTCGTCACGCCCGCGCCGGCCGCGCAGCCGATCGAGGGCCGTCCCGAGGCGCAGGTGCACCACACGCCGAACACGCCGACCATCGAGACGCTCGTCGACTTCCTCAACAACGCCGGCCTGGGCCGCACCTTCACCGCCGCGGACACGCTGAAGAACGTCATGCTCAAGACGCGTCAGCCGGGCTCGGACGAGTGGACGCTCGTCTGCGTCGCCGTCCCGGGCGACCGCGAAGTGGACATGAAGCGCCTCGAAGCGTCGCTGGAGCCGGCCGAGGTCGCGCTGCTCGACGAGGCCGACTTCGCGAAGAACCCGTTCCTCGTCAAGGGCTACATCGGCCCGAAGGCGCTGCAGGACAACGGCGTGCGCTACCTCGCCGACCCGCGGATCGTCCCCGGCACCGCCTGGGTCACCGGGGCCGACAAGGTCGACCACCACGTCGTCGACCTGCTGGCCGGCCGCGACTTCACCCCGGACGGCACCATCGAGGCCGCCGAGGTCCGGGAGGGCGACGCGTCGCCGGACGGGCACGGCACCCTCGTCGCCGCGCGCGGCATCGAGATCGGGCACATCTTCCAGCTCGGCCGCAAGTACACCGATGCCTTCGAGGTCGACGCGCTCGGCCCCGACTCCAAGCCGATCCGGATCACCATGGGCTCCTACGGCGTCGGCGTTTCGCGGCTGGTCGGCGTGCTCGCCGAGCAGAACCACGACGACCTCGGCCTGATCTGGCCGCGCGTCGTCTCGCCGTTCGACGTGCACATCGTCATCGCGGGCAAGGACGAGACCGTCGCGGCCGGCGCCGAGAAGATCGCCGCCGAACTGGACGCCGCCGGGGTCGAGGTCATCCTCGACGACCGCAAGGCGACGCCCGGCGTCAAGTTCGCCGACGCCGAGCTGGTGGGCGTGCCGACCATCCTGGTCGTCGGGCGCGGCCTGGCCAACGGTGTGGTCGAGGTGAAGGACCGGCGGTCCGGCGAGCGCGAGGAGATCGCGGTCGACGCCGTCGTCGAGCACTTGGTCAAGCTCGTCCGGTCCTGATGGGACTGTTCTCTCGGCGGGGCGAAGACGCGACGCCGGGGTATGAGGACAACGCGGCGCTTCGCGGGTTCGGCGGTTACGAACCCGCGGACGCGCCGCGCGCGCAGCCGAAGCGGATCCGTCCACGGCCGAAACCGCTGAAGTGGCGCCGGGCGCCGTGGTTCGGCCTGGTGTTCATCGCTCTGGTCG belongs to Amycolatopsis tolypomycina and includes:
- a CDS encoding NAD(P)/FAD-dependent oxidoreductase — translated: MRVLVIGSGIGGAATAWHLAGRGAEVVVADAARPGTATEAGAGIVSPWTSRWEDALYPLAAAAGRHYREFTAELGDSSFEVVGGMIVSADDAELAEAHERLTERAAEAPEIGEVRRLDPAQARELFPALAPGLGAVHLAGAGRVDGHRVRRALLAGAERRGAKFVEGEVAFRADGTVVGPDGPLAADSVVVAAGAWTRELLAPLGIDLPVTPHRGQISHFDLPGTDTSAWPVVLPRGSSHYLLAFGGGRVVAGATREADAGFDYRVTAAGQREVLDNALAVAPGLADATLAETRVGFRPGTPDGLPVLGLLRPGLAVSTGFGAGGLTNAPFAGKLVAALALGEDPGFDLTPFAPDRF
- a CDS encoding GNAT family N-acetyltransferase; translated protein: MAALLTILDGASEWLGTQGTDQWSGSPWRAEELRPDLATGGLRVAEKLPDPPLERSEAATGARTPPRHQPVPVATMTLGETASSLHLSHFAVDRRFAGLGVGAWLIREAADEAARRGKRSLRLDAWTTNTRLHDYYRRQGFRLVRIDGGNSGALLERLVSPR
- the yaaA gene encoding peroxide stress protein YaaA, giving the protein MLVLLPPSETKADGGRGGPLDLATLSFPELNPTRAKLADALAELAADVPASIATLGLTERQAGEVARNAQLWTSPTMPALRRYTGVLYDALDVKSFTRADREKAHRRLAVTSSLFGVVSATDPIPAYRLSGGNSLPSLGTVRGLWKPVLEPVLQGVEGLVVDLRSGTYSAFAKLRPDAVTVRVVTEDARGERVTVSHFNKAYKGRLARVLVATRAEPSTVDHLAKVITKAGLVVERTGEHALDLVTEG
- a CDS encoding GNAT family N-acetyltransferase; the encoded protein is MDLTWRPLTLDDAPALAGLYAAAEEVDRTGDHFSAEDLRDELAAPNVDLARATVGAWAGDRLVGYGLVLRRAAADPVHMIRLQSVVHPEHRTDAVGAHLAEWLARTSREVHERAFPDAPLELHHGSHQNEHWIAGVLTRAGYTHGRTMVNMRAGLADLPPQPPLPDGFEAVPFDFRYDLATLDARNDTFAGHWGSTMYEPDVWRHLVTGSKDFRPDLSFLIIDDDKVLAFVLSHHYASETAATGVREHYATWVGTRAALRGRGVASGLLGHTLRAAKDAGFDRSALNVDVDNAHRALGVYERCGYRVEDEWHVYVLKFPRG
- a CDS encoding 2-hydroxyacid dehydrogenase, giving the protein MSARVLLPWTDIDVPEGIGAACYDGVGAPPADLGDVEFYVLPYDRGPEPPQLIKELPSLRVVQSLSAGVETLVPLLPGGVRLANGRGLHDLSVAEHALALIHAAQRDLPRWFAQQTRGEWVREHTRSLADSRVLLVGYGSIGQAIERQLVAAEAVVTRVASRPRPAEDVRGVEELPDLLPGADIVVLILPDTPATRGLIGPDELAALPDDALLINVGRGTAIDTDALVTETRTGRLRAGLDVVDPEPLPADHPLWTVPGVVVTPHIAGGSASFYPRAKKLVAEQLRRYVQGEDLLNLVEI
- a CDS encoding S1 family peptidase, with the translated sequence MPGRAGLVLAAVVVAGVAGAVPGAAVTGGSPAAEGAYTFATKVEVGGVHGCSGALVAPQWVVTAASCFPENGTQAGPPKLASKAIVGQRGSAGAERAIVDLLFRTDRNVVLAKLAAPVTDVTPVAIGTAAPAPNERLRVAGYGRTATEWVPDKLHTVPVSVQSVTATTLAVLGDPATATTCQGDAGGPLLRERDGVVELAGLHHASWQAGCLGSNETRQGTVETRVDDIADWIGLRLRGDAYTALPAAQRVLDTRTDLGGHKKPVAAGESVSVAIPGLPANASAVAVGLVGTGGTRSTFLTAYGDALPTTSNLNIGAGRTAAVMAVVPVGPDGKIKVRNNAGDIEVIVDYLGYYSASGESTYQPKDKPDLVLDTRTSLGGHPGRLTAGEVVTVPVRGIAGVPADAVAVAVNLTGTEADSETYFSVFAQGTPGPSTLNIRPDEHRATQSLVRIGDDGAIRIFLHHGQGHVLLSVVGAFVPGDAGSRYAALSTPTRLLDTRVGTAAAPLGQGGIVTVTAGGLPSGATAAALNITGVQPSISTFLAAWSHDLPYSGVPSTVNVMAGENTSNAATVKLGSGARFDVRNSAGSTDAVVDLQGYYTR
- a CDS encoding VOC family protein, which produces MTIRMGMITIDCADPKVLTQFWTAALGTRVEQDHGEFVMLAPPPEGGLMVGIQQVPEPRAGKNRVHIDFGTEDRAAEVKRLVELGAKEVSEHEVPGLAWTVLTDPEGNEFCVSAGVH
- a CDS encoding IS110 family transposase produces the protein MVVMLGIDVHKNTHTAVAVEQVGRKLDQKTVRATDAGHRQLLRWALRNWPDTELTFAVEDCRHVSTRLERALLAAGQTVVRVPPKLMAGARSSARTRGKSDPIDALAIARAALREPNLPAATHDSVSREVKLLVDHREDLVNTRTQVQNRLRWHLHELDPELDPTARSLDRLCELDRLTAWLAQQPASMVVRIATELVTDIRALTVRANALERELAQRMAHLAPRLLAIPGCGALTAAKIVGETANVTRFRSEACFAMHAGVAPIPASSGKTNRHRLARGGNRQLNAALHRIAVTQTRLAGPGRDYIHRRRTTGDTTMEALRALKRRLARVVYNTLHHDTTQQPTTLPAAA
- a CDS encoding proline--tRNA ligase, whose amino-acid sequence is MITRTSSLFLRTLREDPADAEVPSHRLLVRAGYVRRVAPGGYSWLPLGLRVLRRIEAVVREEMNAIGAQEIQFPALLPKEPYEATGRWTEYGDGLFRLKDRKGADYLLGPTHEELFALTVKGEYSSYRDYPVTLYQIQTKYRDEARPRAGILRGREFVMKDSYSFDLDDDGLARSYQAHRDAYTKLFDRLGLEYVVVKATSGAMGGSASEEFLAVAETGEDTYVRSTESGYAANVEAVVTPAPAAQPIEGRPEAQVHHTPNTPTIETLVDFLNNAGLGRTFTAADTLKNVMLKTRQPGSDEWTLVCVAVPGDREVDMKRLEASLEPAEVALLDEADFAKNPFLVKGYIGPKALQDNGVRYLADPRIVPGTAWVTGADKVDHHVVDLLAGRDFTPDGTIEAAEVREGDASPDGHGTLVAARGIEIGHIFQLGRKYTDAFEVDALGPDSKPIRITMGSYGVGVSRLVGVLAEQNHDDLGLIWPRVVSPFDVHIVIAGKDETVAAGAEKIAAELDAAGVEVILDDRKATPGVKFADAELVGVPTILVVGRGLANGVVEVKDRRSGEREEIAVDAVVEHLVKLVRS